Below is a genomic region from Oceaniferula marina.
GTGGTCCACATGCCGCATTTATGGCCTGCACCGACAAGTTGAAGCGCAAGATGCCAGGCCGCTTGATCGGGGTATCCGTGGATTCCCAAGGCAAGCCGGGGTATCGCCTCGCGTTGCAGACTCGCGAGCAGCATATTCGCCGTGACAAGGCGACATCGAACATCTGCACCGCCCAGGTTCTATTGGCGGTGATGGCATCGATGTATGCTGTTTACCATGGGCCGGACGGACTGAAGCAGATTGCCGGCAATACCCACTTTGCCGCACGTATTTTGGCTGCCAGCCTGAAAAAGGCAGGTTACGAACTACTCAATGAAAGCTATTTCGACACCATCGTCGTCAAAACACCAGGCAAGGCGGATGCCATTCTTGCCGCAGCAGTGGAAAAGGGATACAACCTCAGAAAGATCGATGGCGACCACGTCGCGATTGCCGCTGATGAAACCCTCGGATGCAAGGAAGGTCAGGATATTCTCGCTGCTTTTGGTGTGGAAGATGCCGATATTCCTGAAGCAGACCAAAAAGCATGGGCTGAAGGTCTGACCCGAACTTCGGATTTCTGCACCTCCCCGGTGTTCAACAGTTATCATTCCGAGACGGAAATGATGCGTTACCTCTCCCGTTTGGAGAAAAAGGACCTGGCTCTGAATGAGTCCATGATTGCCTTGGGGTCTTGCACGATGAAGCTGAATGCCGCCGCGGAGATGATGCCTCTGAGTTGGCCGAATGTTTCGAGTATTCACCCCTTCGTTCCGGATAACCAGAGTGTGGGATACCGTGAAATGCTTGACGAACTTTCCGATTGGTTGGCTCGGATCACTGGATTTGCCGCCGTTTCATTGCAGCCGAATGCCGGCTCGCAAGGTGAATACGCAGGTTTGTTAGCCATTCGCCGTTATCACCTGGCCAATGGAGATACGGACCGGAACGTTTGCCTGATCCCAACCTCAGCCCACGGAACCAACCCGGCCAGCGCCGTGATGGTTGGCTTCAAGGTGGTGCCTGTTACCTGCGATGAAGCCGGGAATATCGATGTCGCGGATCTGAAAGCAAAAGCCGAAAAGCATGCTGAGAACCTCGGAGCCTTGATGATCACTTACCCGTCCACACACGGTGTGTATGAATCGACGATTGTTGAGATTTGTGAAACCATTCACACTCACGGCGGGCAGGTCTACATGGATGGAGCCAACATGAACGCCCAGGTTGGCTTGACCAGCCCCGGGTTCATCGGCGCTGACGTCTGTCACTTGAATTTGCATAAAACGTTCTGCATCCCACACGGTGGTGGAGGTCCCGGAGTAGGCCCGATCGGTGTGGCCGAACAACTCGTTCCCTACCTTCCCGGTCATGGCTCGTTGGAAAACAAAGAGGCTCCAGTGTGTTCTGCCGCTTACGGTAGTGCATCGATCAACACGATCTCATGGATGTACATTGCCATGATGGGGGCGGATGGTTTGACCGAAGCGACCAAGATGGCGATCTTAAACGCCAACTATGTGGCTAAGCGTCTCAGCACCGCCTATCCGATCCTTTACACAGGGAACAAGGGGCTGGTCGCTCACGAGTGTATCATTGATATCCGTCCTCTATCCGATGCCAGTGGCATCACGGTGGAAGATGTGGCCAAACGTCTGATGGATTACGGCTACCACTCGCCAACGATGAGCTGGCCGGTTGCCGGAACCTTGATGATCGAACCGACTGAATCCGAGTCGAAAGCCGAACTCGATCGCTTCTGCGATGCGATGTTGGCGATCCATGCTGAGATCCAAGCTGTGATTGATGGCTCCGCCGACAAGCAGGACAACCTCCTGAAAAATGCGCCACACACAGCGGAAATGGTGATCAGTGACAGCTGGACACATCCCTACAGCCGTGAGGAAGCTGCCTACCCGATGGCTTGCCAGCGTGACCATAAATTCTGGCCTTCGGTTGGCCGAATCGATAACGTGCACGGTGACCGCAACCTCGTTTGCTCGTGTATTGGTATGGAGGCCTTTGCTGAGTAAGAGAATCCTTCAAGCCACCCCCGGGTTGTTTCCGGGGGTGGCTGATTTCTATCAATCAACACGATTAAACGATGAATGATTAT
It encodes:
- the gcvP gene encoding aminomethyl-transferring glycine dehydrogenase, yielding MYTNFCSRHVGSVGSTREAMIKELGYERIVDLIEDAVPSNIQGGPELDLPNALSETHALNRLRGIMAKNQLLKSYIGEGYNGTIVPPVIQRNILENPGWYTAYTPYQAEISQGRLEALLNFQTMISDLTALDVANSSLLDEGTAAAEAMALAKSGNRKGTTLFIADTCHQRTIDVVQTRAEPLGIEIVVGDWKSFDPSSCEGLFAVLLQYPDTLGSVDDYSSLIEAVHAAGALAIVAADILALTVLKAPGEFGADICVGNSQRFGVPFGFGGPHAAFMACTDKLKRKMPGRLIGVSVDSQGKPGYRLALQTREQHIRRDKATSNICTAQVLLAVMASMYAVYHGPDGLKQIAGNTHFAARILAASLKKAGYELLNESYFDTIVVKTPGKADAILAAAVEKGYNLRKIDGDHVAIAADETLGCKEGQDILAAFGVEDADIPEADQKAWAEGLTRTSDFCTSPVFNSYHSETEMMRYLSRLEKKDLALNESMIALGSCTMKLNAAAEMMPLSWPNVSSIHPFVPDNQSVGYREMLDELSDWLARITGFAAVSLQPNAGSQGEYAGLLAIRRYHLANGDTDRNVCLIPTSAHGTNPASAVMVGFKVVPVTCDEAGNIDVADLKAKAEKHAENLGALMITYPSTHGVYESTIVEICETIHTHGGQVYMDGANMNAQVGLTSPGFIGADVCHLNLHKTFCIPHGGGGPGVGPIGVAEQLVPYLPGHGSLENKEAPVCSAAYGSASINTISWMYIAMMGADGLTEATKMAILNANYVAKRLSTAYPILYTGNKGLVAHECIIDIRPLSDASGITVEDVAKRLMDYGYHSPTMSWPVAGTLMIEPTESESKAELDRFCDAMLAIHAEIQAVIDGSADKQDNLLKNAPHTAEMVISDSWTHPYSREEAAYPMACQRDHKFWPSVGRIDNVHGDRNLVCSCIGMEAFAE